A segment of the Marmota flaviventris isolate mMarFla1 chromosome 2, mMarFla1.hap1, whole genome shotgun sequence genome:
TTTAATTCTCAGTCTACTGTTCTTCTGTGGAATTTACATCTAGAAATTTCCCATCAACAACCAGGTACAggagcacacacctataatcccaactactgtTGAAATATgaaaggctgaggaggaggattgtaagttcaaggatagcctcaacATAGTAAGGCTCAAACATAAAAAGCCAGAGGacgtggctgtagctcagtggcagagctcttgcctagcatgtgtgagccagtgggtttgatcctcagcaccacatagcaataaataaataaaataaaagtattgtgtccatctacaactaaaaaaataaaaagttgggggctggggctgagtgatagagcgctcgcttgacatgcctgaggcactgggttggatcctcagcaccacataaaaataaaaaataaaggtattgtgtctacctacaactttaaaaaaaagttgggcacagtagtgcatgcctataattccaagtgactcaggaggttgaggcaggagaattcaaggccaacctcaggaaattagcaagacactgtctggaaacaaaaataaaaggacttgGGGAGTCTgtggttggagctcagtggtagagcacttgcttagcatgtgtgtggcactgtgtttgatcctcagcaccacataaaactaactaactaaataaaaggtattgtgtccatctacaactaggaagaaataaaaattcagtgtggtggctcacacctgtaatcccagaggcttgggaggctaaggcagggggattacaagttcaaagccagcctcagcaatttagcaagtccctaagcaactgagtgagaacttgtctctaaataatatattaaaagggctaaagatagggctcagtggtaaagcaccctgggttcaatccctagtacctaaatTTTAaagggtggtgggggtggtgtagctcagtggtagagtaccctggttaaatccccagtataaccaaaaaaagaaagaaagaaagaaagaaatttcccaTCAACATATTATTTATTGTGGGGAGAAAAACAAATCCCCTGATATAGGTCATACCTCAGGACCACATGCTTTGTAGGGCAGTTTGCATCCTAAAGGCCATCAGATATAGAAGAACCTAAGCTCCAGTCCCCTGGAGACACTTACCAAGCTGTGCTGACACCTTCTGGAGGCACTGGGTACTTTCGTCCATAAACGTTTGCAGCTGTTTTACTGATCCTTGCAGCTCATCCATCTGCAGACAAAAGACAAGACAGAGCTGCAGAGCTCCATGGCTTCTCTGATATTCCTCCAACCTCCCTGGGAGGCTCCTGCTCAGCTTTGAGCTGCTAGTCTTTCAGCCTGGAATGCTTATGCTAGACAGTTTCTATTGACGCTTCCTGAGCCATTCCCTACTTTTCTCCAGCCTGCTCTGTGCCTTCCCAGGCTGACCCCTATGACCACTACCAACAGGTCTGAGGCTGACACCTATGATCTCTACCAAAAGGTGCCACATCCTCTAGTTTCTGGTTGGGTATAGTTAGTTATAAGGGAGCCCTAGTAGGAGGGAGCTCAATGAAGCCAGGGTATTTATTACCCAGGATTGTTCCCAGAAAGGTCATCTTGAGTTGGCTGAATCCCTCCAGCCTTGAGGTCATAGCTCTCTCAAAGTATGTGTTGTCCTCTCCTCAGATGCCACAGTAACTGTTCCTCCCTTCAGGCCAATAGGTAGGATGAGCTCAGCTACCTCTAAGCTACAGGTTACTCCACTAACCCTTGTGGTTCTGTGGTACCCACATCTTTATCCATAGTTGCACTGAAATAAGGTTTTGGAAATTCCTCAAACTACCTTATTTCAAATGCCCATCTGCTTCCTGTTGATACTAGGACTGAAAAAACACTGTTCTCCCAAATGTCCTCATGGCTCACTTTCTCATTCCTTCAAGTTTCTGTTAAACTGGCACCTTGGTGGGGCCTTTGATAAGTGCTTTATGTAAAAAACAACCTGAAACCCTTTCTGTACTCTCTATCACCCTTACCCTGCTTTATTAGCACTTAcccatatatttactttttattattatttttttaaattgtctatggtgctagggatggaacccagggccttgtgtctacaaggcaagcactctaccaactgaactatatccccagccctctatattTATTTCCAAGGATGATGCTATAGTTGGattttgaatgtcccccaaaggctcatatgttaAAGCCTTGGTCACCAGCttgtggtgctactgggagatAGTGGACGTAGGGGAGGGAGCTTGAAGGGATACTGggtgtgtgcccttgaagggttaCTGGGACCCAGGCCCCTTCCTCTTTCACTTCCCAGCCACCACAATGTAAGCAGCCTTCTCTGTCATGTGTTCCACCACGGTGTACTGTGCCACAACAGGCCCAAAACAATAGGGCCATGCAACCATGGCCTGAAATGTTCAAAACTGAGTCAAACTAAATCTTTCCTTCTTGTAAGTTGATTATTTTCAGGGATTTTGTCACAGCGATGGAAAGCAAAGCTGGAAAGCTCAACCAAGTAAGACTGAGCCAACTCACCACCAGCTCCATATGATCAAATACTTTGTTTTGGTTCTGtaatattttctgatagtcaggtTTTGTGTTAAGAACTTCACTCTGAGAAGACCCAAGATATGTTGTAGGTTCTACTTTGACTTCAGTAATTTTGGTTTCAGCTGATtctctaaaacaacaaaaaaagaaaagattttcaagGAATTTTATAGTCACTTTCTGGAAAAGATATCAAAGATTATTTCTGAAAAAACCTCCCACAAGGTCAAATCAATATTTTTCTACCCTACTCTAGGTatgggatctctctctctctctttttttggtagtagcaactgaacccagaggcattctaccCCTGCGCTACATCCcagtccattcattcattcatttattgttttgagggtctcactaagttatttaggctggcttcaaacttgttattctcttgcctcaggctcctgaacaGCTAGGagtacaagtgtgtgccaccatgcccagatctcctttttcttttgcagtagtgggatcaaacccagggccttgcacacggtTAGCCAAATACTCCACACTGAGCTCCACTGCCAGCTTCTGGTACAGGCTATCTTCACAAGGGGCTCTGAAACAACTGTCCTGTATTAAAGTTTTTATACCACTAGACTCTGAGAAATGCTAAAAGTTTTAGGTCGGTTAACTCCACTGAACAGTAAGTATGTACATGAACAAAAAGGGCTATCATTGGAGTAAAGGGAAGCCAAAGTCTGCTACCCTAAAGTCAATGTTTAtaacatttaccaaaaaaaaaaaatgctgatctACCTTGAGTTCATGAAAACTGATGGAAACCTTTTCAAAACTATCACTACAATTTACTCAATGCTTTGTAGGTGCCAAATGTTGCTAGTCACTTTCCATTTAACATAACAACCCAATGAGAGGTAATATCCCTGTTTTCAAATGAGGAACCACAGACTCCAAGAGAATGATCTGCCTGAGGTCACAAAATTAAGTAGTCAGACTGCTTCTAGAAGCATTTCTCTTAAACTATAAACTTTGCCACAAAAGTTTTTATTCTGAAACTGCCATCTTATATAGAGTCTATCCTCAGAAATAGAATAGGTTTGGGGTAAATAAAGTAACTGATAACCCCCACTCCTTGGATTATAAAAGTTTTTCAAACCATTTTCCTCAAAGCCCCTCTCTACTGAGAGGCCACTTTTGCAATTATAGAGTCTTGGCTAACATTTTATAATTGGCTTTCTAGCTAACACTactggaggggggaaaaaaaaaagcttaaactTACTTGTTTAGATgctcaattaaataaaaattcagcacTTTCCCACTTTCAAGATCCAGACAAAGATCTggatctttctttcctcctctatcACTCCCCTTGCATGTTTCTGTGTCTCCATGAAAGCCCTTCAGGATGCATACCTGCATCTCAAAGTCCATGTGCTCACTCAGGTCTCTTGACTACTGTACTTGGCCCAGACCCAGGTGGACAGGTGCAAAGCAGAGATGTGCCTGTCTCCCTAAGGATGTGAAACCACAGCCAAAGGCACAGGACAGAGGCAATTCTGATCTGAGACTAAAAATAGTGATGCcaacttttccttccttctctgccaCACTCTGCTTATGTCAGAGAGTACTAATACACACTTTTACAGAGTTTTGATGTGTTCACTGAACTGTGAGAAAGGATTCACCATTCAATTTGTGctaaaagaactgaaataaatgcaaatcaaattccACAAGGTAAAAAGATAGCTTCCTGTTTACAGATCTAACCTGGACATGGCTTCTGGTAGTACTGCTTTCTGGTAGTGCAGCAAAAGCTGATCCCAAGTCTGACTTTctaaagaaaatctacagaatcggggagaaaaaaaaatctgttaattttGATCATCTCATTCATAATCACTCAGGGCAACAATAAGTACCTTAGGAATATAATCTGgttataaaatgtgaataaaaaagtCATTAAAGGATTAGAAAGCTAAACTGATCAGAGGATATTAatttaatcaaataaaacaagagttcttaaaatgaaattaacatcCTTATATTCCCCAGACTCCTTCCTATGAAATTAGCCATCAGTAGAGCCATAAACTTTTCAATAtgcagccttttaatttttattgttgatataTTAGTACTGAGCACCATGTTTACAATTCATTTTCCCCAGGTTTATATTCCCCAGATGAAGAATTAATTTAGACTTTCCTAAATAAGGTTCACTCATTTTCACTTACTTTGTTATATACTCCTTCATCTCAGCCACTGACTTCTCCAGAGACAAATCTGATGCTTTTCTGGAATACAGATAGGATTATGAGATTAACATGAATCTTTCAAGAAATACTTGTTTTTAATATGATGTCCTATATaatttctttgcagtgctggggattgaacacagggctttacacttgctaggcaagcactctacccctaagctacatccccagtccctacaTAATTTTAGTGGCATAAAAACATTCCTAACTTTTTATCTTTcaccaaatatttgtttttggaCTTATATctcactggtgtgtgtgtgtgtgtgtgtgtgtgtttacggtactgggattgaacctgggggcttTCTACCATGAGCTTCATCCCTAgtccctttttaaacttttttatgagacaggatctcactaaattgccaaagctggcctgaaacttgcaatccttttgccttagcttctgagttgctgggattataggcatgcaccaccatgcctggatctGTCTCACTTTTGTCTctttatattccatttttctcATCCATTCCAATTCACACCATGGCCAAattaacttttctaaaaatagtcctttaatttttttgcctTGCTTAAAAACTCTGTGATTAGCTGGGTTCAGACGTAACTACAGGCGGCATatatctgtttttgtttattaatttttatgttgtgctgaggatcgaacctagtgcctcacatgtggaaatcaagtgctctgccactgagccacaaccctagccccaggtttagccacaaccctagccccagacTATaggtggcatatacctataatcccaacaacttggtaggccgaggcaggaggatcacaaatttcagGCGAGCCTaggcttaatccccagtatcatattTGAACCTCTGTGACTACACAGCTTACAGAAGAAAAGCCTGAACTCTTGAAATTGGCACTTAGGGTTATCTATGTTTTGGCTCCACCCAATTCATCAATTTTGATTCCTACTGTTATTCAATGGCTCAGCTCAGTTGATTAATTCTAACAGAAAGAAAGCAGGCActaaaaatgccaaaatattGTAGGTGCTCTTGGTACTCTGCCTGGCAAAGACAATTAGTAGTACCACCATTCCTGTGTTTCTACCTAGGCCTGGGAAACTGATGAGATGCAGTAGCCTGtgcttaaatatattaaaagagatGCTGTGTTGAGCTAAAATATCTTTCATTTCCTGATTAGAAATGTCAATCCTAAGGACCTATGGAAAAGTAGACCTTCATGAAATCCAAACTTAAAGTTCATGATGTAAGTCTAAGTGTTTGGCTTGTTGCAGAGCACAGTTAGCAGGTTGGGGATAACCTTGAACCTGAAGAACTACCAATTTTGGAggtggaatttttaaatttatgctaaTATTCTTGCTTGTCAAGATCCAAAGAACATGATTTTCTTTCATCTCACCTGACTAGCAAAGATCTGAATTGAgcttttttcatctttccatgGCTGGTTCCTACTCATCATTCAGTCTTACATGTTTTAGTCCAGAGGTCAAATCATTAGAGAATTTCTCTGAACATTCTACCTTAAGTTGCTCACATCCTaaagtcatatattttttaattttcttttttttatatttattttttagttgtaattggacacaatacacttattttatttatttatttttatgtggtgctgaggattgaacccagggccttgcacatgctaggcgagcgctctactgctgagccacaaccccagccccaatattttttaactttcttgatCATCACTATCTGAAATCACATTTTCTCTGTATTTGACTGTCTCCTTTATTACCATGTATGATTAAAAGATTATTGTTAGGCTTATTTATCATTGTATCCCCAATACTTGAAAGATCCTGATACATACGAAAATGCtatataaatgtttgttgaaagaataaacaactgtttaataataatgaaaagtcCTAATTCAGTTATAATTTAGGACAGAGGGGAATTGCTCTTACTCTTTTGAatcttcaaaacatttttgtaGAGTTCCATCACTTTCCAGTCTGTCTGCAAAATGTTTCAACTCCTCAGAAAGAGAAGATGCTAGAGAGAGTAAAATAATGtcataaaatagaaagaatataaattttcacaaTGAGCTAACAAAGATACTTAAGGTGTTCTTAGGTCTAGAAAACACCTTCTAGTGTTCTGTTACATTCTGGCCCTCTCATTCACTCAAAAAAGTGGTCCAAGTATGCAGAAAaatgttgtttattttctctactatatatagaaaaaatggaAGATAACTTCTTCATGTCATTTTTAAGTGGTTTTATACTTGACTAGTGAAAAAGGAGTTAAACAGGTATATAAGTACtgataacttcatttttttcaagagaaatgAACTCCTGGCACTAGAAGGAAAAGCATTACAGAAGTCAGGAAATAGGCAAGAGTGTAATGAGAGATAATGatggcaaataaaaaaatacatgcacacagggagaggtggcacatgcttatctacaatcccaatgacttgaaaggctaaggcaggaagatcccaaatttgaggccctcccaacaacttagtgagaccctgtctcaaaataaaaaataaaaagggttggagatatggctcagtggttaagctaccctgggttcaatccaaaaaaaacaaacaaacaaaaaaaatgtgctcaAGGTAAAAACAGGTCTCTGCTAGACTTGAAAGAGCCTACTGTAACACTCAGGTGAAGAATGTGAAAGGGAAATGTTAATTATCCATCAAGCTAACCCAGATGTGTCTGCTCTAATTATGGTACAATTCTGAGATAAACAATCTCTGCTGACAAGTAAATCTGAGTATTTtctaggtctttttaaaaatgaagtaccAGGTTCAAAGCTCACTCATCTATTCTTAGTAACTTACCTTTTGCTCTAAAACTTTCAAGACTGAAGCCTTTAGTGTTCCTTAGGAAAGGTTCAAGTTTCTGtaccgagaactaaaaaagaaaagtttttttcagtacaacaacaaaaaaatttccaGGCCAGTCCTATAGCTTtgtaatgtttaataaatataaattaaatatgatttaattttttttcacctaaGACTTTTCATATAAACAGAATAAATCAGGAATAAAACACTTTGTTGCTCAGACTACACATtttaactcagaaaaaaaaaatgtcatttaattcaCACAAATTATTTGCTTCTCTAAACTGCCATAAGCACCAGTGAGCCATAGCATAAACAATATaattaggggctgaggttgtggctcagaggaagagtgctcgcttagcatgcttgaggcactgggttcaatcctcagcaccacataaaaataaaataaaggtattatgtccacctacaactaaaaaataaatattaactatatgACATATATCATATATTGGTTTAGCATGTAATCATACCTCCAATGTTTGTAATGAAACTTCAATTTTTACCTCTACCCACTTTAAATTCCCATCACTTGCGGTCAATGGGCAAAAGATACTGTACTGGGGAAATCTGTTAGCTGCTCAGTTAGTACAGCAGCAACAATGAGACTAGTAGAGAATTTGGTCCAAAAAGAACATGCTGCTGGGGTTAAATCTGGCTTTTACATTAATCTCAACCTGAAGAAAACATCTTTTAATCAGTTCATCGAGTACTAATATCTCTGAAGTTGGAACAATAACAgttgaaacaacaaaaaagttgaaagcatttcCCAATCCCAAGAATCTCACCTGAAAACTTGAAAGCAGGAGAGCACCAAGCCGTTTGCTTTCTGCTAAGTCAACACTGATGGACCTGCTGAGCTCTAAGATAAAATATCACCACATTTAAGGAAATGCATACTTACACAGCCagcaaagtaaacaaaataaaattttcctcccttGATGCAATCCAACTTAAAGCAAGAAGGAGCCTTCTCTGATTAAAGGGAGAATTCTAATTCTTCCAGAATCCCAGAGGAAAATCCAAATTTCCTATTTGTAT
Coding sequences within it:
- the Dsn1 gene encoding kinetochore-associated protein DSN1 homolog isoform X2, whose translation is MTQAKERIHLGSSPEKGESSDVSHQEGLQLRSLHLSTQEQSVHHGDRRQSWRRASMNEINRRKSLPPFHQGITELSRSISVDLAESKRLGALLLSSFQFSVQKLEPFLRNTKGFSLESFRAKASSLSEELKHFADRLESDGTLQKCFEDSKEKASDLSLEKSVAEMKEYITKFSLESQTWDQLLLHYQKAVLPEAMSRESAETKITEVKVEPTTYLGSSQSEVLNTKPDYQKILQNQNKVFDHMELVMDELQGSVKQLQTFMDESTQCLQKVSAQLEKRSMQQLDTSPARKLLKLHLQKPSTTHCSGSCQ
- the Dsn1 gene encoding kinetochore-associated protein DSN1 homolog isoform X1 encodes the protein MTSVTESDIIKEENPVTSKIHDHQLQSSFNPVEVFTKSSVSLEMTQAKERIHLGSSPEKGESSDVSHQEGLQLRSLHLSTQEQSVHHGDRRQSWRRASMNEINRRKSLPPFHQGITELSRSISVDLAESKRLGALLLSSFQFSVQKLEPFLRNTKGFSLESFRAKASSLSEELKHFADRLESDGTLQKCFEDSKEKASDLSLEKSVAEMKEYITKFSLESQTWDQLLLHYQKAVLPEAMSRESAETKITEVKVEPTTYLGSSQSEVLNTKPDYQKILQNQNKVFDHMELVMDELQGSVKQLQTFMDESTQCLQKVSAQLEKRSMQQLDTSPARKLLKLHLQKPSTTHCSGSCQ